In a genomic window of Aggregatimonas sangjinii:
- a CDS encoding type IX secretion system membrane protein PorP/SprF: MKKIYIPLFFLLLFWARSHSQQDPQYTQYMYNMSVVNPAYTKGERGLLNLGTLYRSQWQNTVGAPNTLTFFGHTAFSDKVEMGVSIVSDRIGDGALKENNLAIDFAYILKLDAKSNLSLGLKGGLTNFESNFNGFRLPEIQDDPAFAENLNNSFPIAGVGAFYNRGNFYAGVSAPNLLTSKHIENVDGISKFGSEAVHVFLTSGYVYELNSNLKLKPSTLIKMVKGAPLVFDASLNVLLNNRFEAGASYRLDDSVSAMFNFAVLPSVRIGYSYDYTLSNLSTFSAGSHEIFVLFDLDLLGLRKGYDKSPRFY; the protein is encoded by the coding sequence ATGAAAAAAATATATATCCCCCTATTTTTCCTGCTGCTCTTTTGGGCGCGTTCACATTCACAGCAGGATCCACAGTACACCCAATACATGTACAACATGAGTGTTGTCAACCCTGCCTATACGAAAGGTGAACGAGGTTTGTTGAATCTGGGCACGCTCTATCGTTCGCAATGGCAAAATACCGTCGGTGCACCGAACACCTTGACCTTCTTCGGCCATACCGCCTTTAGCGATAAAGTAGAAATGGGCGTTTCGATCGTAAGTGACCGTATTGGTGACGGAGCTTTGAAAGAAAATAACCTTGCCATTGATTTCGCGTATATTCTTAAGTTGGATGCGAAGAGCAACCTTTCATTGGGGCTTAAAGGTGGTCTGACCAATTTCGAAAGTAACTTTAACGGCTTTCGGTTGCCAGAAATTCAGGATGATCCCGCCTTTGCCGAAAACCTCAACAATTCGTTCCCAATCGCTGGTGTGGGCGCTTTCTATAATCGTGGCAATTTTTATGCAGGCGTTTCGGCTCCCAATCTGCTTACCTCCAAGCATATTGAAAATGTAGATGGCATCAGTAAGTTCGGTTCCGAGGCGGTACACGTATTCCTCACTTCGGGTTATGTATATGAACTCAACAGTAATTTGAAATTGAAGCCATCGACCTTGATTAAAATGGTCAAGGGCGCTCCTTTGGTATTTGATGCTTCCTTAAACGTACTGCTCAACAACCGCTTTGAAGCAGGTGCTTCGTATCGATTGGACGATTCGGTAAGCGCCATGTTCAATTTCGCGGTATTACCTTCCGTAAGGATCGGTTATTCCTATGATTACACCTTATCGAACCTGAGCACCTTTAGTGCGGGATCGCATGAAATATTCGTTCTTTTCGACTTGGATCTTTTAGGTCTTCGCAAAGGATATGACAAATCCCCAAGATTTTATTAG
- a CDS encoding prolyl oligopeptidase family serine peptidase: MRILFLLLSLLSISCTAGQDVSYHYPKMAKRSVTEIHHGIVVQDDYRNIENLKDTIVREWFKNQGILTNSIVDTLEQVKHFKSELKKIDGRTKTWAKKLKQDEVGNLYFLKRPIGEKDFKLYKKESGGKILELFDPKAFNPQLEKRFEINYYQPSWDGSLMAIAINTRGDFASEILILDIKTGERLDYTIENAAPDLFQGVSWLPNNKGFTYLHFPEIDKSKNGYKTNSTSVLHMVGDKNSRIPIFGNVHGVKMDPSFFPVTKITSSDSKVLIGYVANVDRFYDAYYCDVQDIQDGKPNWKKLYGIDDKVLYTEGKVKNNRYYYLSPKFEANYQVLSVNLNNPDFQNPKVESNLPDDEVVNHFVLDLDGMYITTTRNGVEASLYYTSSKSTDKVEIPFETGNVVLVPNSIKAKGLYIETDGWAVDLMRYLISGTEIAEQVILAEIPEFPEFKTIIVEEIEIKSFDSVMVPVSLIYDSKIPKTSARPTMIISYGAYGNWETPYFSPLRLSWISNGGAIAIAHIRGGGEKGKEWHEAGRKDKKSNSWKDIISVTEYLIKEGITTKDETILNCRSAGAISSAMAMIERPDLFQVFLSQVPFINPSRSSAGSYKKSSYLEFGDIEDSEEAKYILGMDPYLNLKKNVKYPATMISPSAKDDRLDLWESGKFIARLQEYNTSNLPILLDVNITAGHSRSSTESTATVYGFAKWVIEN, encoded by the coding sequence ATGAGAATTCTTTTCCTACTCCTATCATTATTATCTATTTCCTGTACAGCTGGTCAGGATGTATCGTATCACTATCCAAAGATGGCGAAACGGTCGGTAACAGAGATTCATCACGGTATAGTGGTTCAAGATGATTACAGGAATATTGAGAATCTCAAAGACACTATCGTTCGGGAATGGTTTAAAAATCAAGGTATTCTAACGAATTCCATAGTTGATACGCTTGAACAGGTGAAACATTTTAAATCTGAATTAAAAAAAATTGATGGTAGAACTAAAACGTGGGCTAAAAAATTAAAACAAGATGAAGTTGGCAATCTATATTTCCTAAAAAGGCCAATCGGTGAAAAGGACTTCAAGCTCTACAAAAAGGAATCAGGTGGTAAAATTTTAGAATTGTTTGATCCAAAAGCTTTTAATCCTCAATTGGAAAAAAGGTTCGAAATTAATTACTACCAACCTTCGTGGGACGGAAGTCTAATGGCTATCGCCATTAATACTCGAGGTGACTTTGCTTCAGAAATATTAATATTAGATATCAAAACCGGTGAAAGACTTGATTATACAATTGAAAACGCTGCTCCAGATTTGTTTCAGGGAGTTAGTTGGCTACCGAACAACAAAGGATTCACGTATTTGCATTTTCCAGAGATTGATAAGAGTAAAAATGGCTATAAGACAAACTCGACTTCGGTACTGCATATGGTAGGTGATAAAAATAGTCGAATACCTATTTTTGGTAATGTTCATGGAGTTAAAATGGATCCGTCTTTTTTTCCAGTGACAAAAATTACTTCTAGCGATAGTAAGGTTTTAATTGGATATGTAGCTAATGTTGATAGGTTTTATGATGCTTACTATTGTGACGTTCAAGACATACAGGATGGAAAACCAAACTGGAAAAAACTTTACGGAATTGATGATAAGGTACTCTATACAGAAGGGAAGGTAAAGAATAATAGATACTATTACCTTAGTCCGAAATTTGAAGCGAACTATCAAGTACTCTCGGTAAATCTCAATAACCCGGACTTTCAAAACCCAAAAGTTGAATCAAACCTACCGGATGACGAAGTCGTTAATCATTTTGTTCTTGATTTGGATGGAATGTATATCACAACAACTAGAAACGGTGTTGAAGCTAGCTTATATTACACTTCTAGTAAAAGTACTGACAAGGTTGAAATACCATTTGAGACAGGAAATGTAGTTCTTGTTCCAAATTCCATAAAAGCAAAAGGTTTATATATAGAAACCGATGGATGGGCGGTGGATCTTATGCGCTATTTAATAAGTGGAACGGAAATAGCAGAACAAGTAATACTAGCAGAAATCCCAGAGTTTCCAGAATTTAAAACAATCATTGTCGAAGAAATTGAAATCAAATCATTTGATAGTGTAATGGTGCCAGTATCCCTAATATATGATTCAAAAATACCTAAAACATCAGCTAGACCAACAATGATTATATCTTATGGAGCCTACGGAAATTGGGAAACACCTTATTTTTCACCATTAAGATTGTCATGGATATCAAACGGTGGAGCGATAGCCATTGCACATATAAGAGGGGGTGGGGAAAAAGGTAAAGAATGGCACGAAGCTGGGCGCAAAGATAAAAAAAGTAACTCTTGGAAGGACATTATTTCTGTTACGGAATATCTTATTAAAGAAGGTATAACCACTAAAGATGAAACTATTCTGAATTGTAGAAGTGCAGGAGCAATTTCATCAGCCATGGCGATGATTGAAAGACCAGACCTTTTCCAAGTATTTTTATCTCAGGTACCTTTCATAAACCCCAGTAGGTCGTCTGCAGGATCATATAAAAAATCAAGTTACTTGGAATTCGGAGATATCGAAGATTCAGAAGAGGCCAAATATATCCTTGGAATGGATCCATACTTGAATTTAAAAAAAAATGTTAAATACCCGGCTACAATGATTTCACCGTCTGCGAAAGATGATAGGCTAGATTTATGGGAGTCTGGTAAATTTATTGCCCGCCTACAGGAATATAATACCTCAAATTTACCCATTCTTTTAGATGTAAATATTACTGCCGGTCATTCAAGGTCTTCAACCGAATCTACAGCAACTGTTTACGGTTTCGCAAAATGGGTTATTGAAAATTAA
- a CDS encoding prolyl oligopeptidase family serine peptidase codes for MRILSLLLSLLSISCTAGQDVSYDYPRMTKQPITETHHGIVVQDDYRNIENLSDSTIGNWFLDQGKLTNTILDTLKQALDFQKKFKEFNNRTKTWAKKLKQDESGNLYYLKRPIGEYDFKVFKKDSKGIITEIYDPKEFRPELENRYQINYFQPSWDGRYIVLSINVRGDFSSELLIIDLKTGEPLDYIIDHVAPNLFNGIHWLPNSKGFTYLRFPVVDKDKEGYKANSVSILHIVGDKKNSSPIFGDKMGADIDPSFFPFTSVSSSKDNYLISYIATVDRFYDAYFADVDSVINGNLNWKKLYGIKDKVLYSEGIIKEKRYYYISPKFNSNFQVLSVDMNDIDFDNPRIESKLPKELVINDFCLDASGIYFSTTKNGVEASLYHYSNNETTTQIEIPFEAGNIELVPNSGYESGLYVEADGWAVDLMRYYVRGNKIQEQVILAEIPEFPEFATIKVEETEIKSHDGVMVPVTLVYDSLNPRSSNKPTVITSYGAYGQSQEPYFAPRRLAWVASGGVIAVAHIRGGGEKGQDWHDAGRIATKSNSWKDIISVTEYLINEKITSPEKTILYSASAGAISSGMAVIERPELFKVFLSQVPFINPSRSSAGSYKKTSYLEFGDIENVEEAKYLLGMDPYLNLKKNVDYPATLIAPSAKDDRLDLWESGKFIARLQEYSTSKYPILLDVDLKDGHSRSSSEALGRLYGFAKWVIEN; via the coding sequence ATGAGAATTCTTTCCTTACTCCTATCATTATTATCTATTTCCTGTACAGCTGGTCAGGATGTATCGTATGACTATCCAAGGATGACCAAACAGCCGATAACAGAGACTCATCACGGTATAGTGGTTCAAGATGATTATAGAAATATTGAAAACTTGAGCGACAGCACTATTGGTAATTGGTTTCTTGATCAGGGAAAACTTACAAATACAATATTAGATACGTTGAAACAAGCCTTAGATTTTCAAAAGAAATTTAAGGAATTCAATAACAGAACAAAAACCTGGGCAAAAAAATTAAAACAAGATGAATCCGGAAATCTATATTACCTAAAACGCCCTATTGGGGAATATGATTTTAAGGTCTTTAAAAAGGATTCTAAGGGGATTATTACTGAAATCTACGATCCTAAAGAATTTCGTCCGGAATTGGAAAATAGATATCAGATTAATTATTTTCAGCCATCTTGGGATGGTCGCTATATCGTATTATCCATAAATGTCAGAGGAGATTTTTCGTCGGAACTATTGATAATCGATTTAAAAACCGGTGAACCTCTAGACTATATAATTGATCACGTAGCGCCCAATTTATTTAACGGTATTCATTGGTTACCTAATAGCAAGGGCTTTACCTATTTGAGATTTCCAGTTGTTGATAAAGATAAGGAAGGGTATAAGGCAAATTCGGTCTCCATATTACATATTGTTGGTGATAAAAAGAATAGCTCGCCGATTTTTGGAGATAAAATGGGAGCGGACATTGACCCGTCGTTTTTTCCGTTTACAAGCGTATCCTCAAGCAAAGACAATTATCTTATTAGCTATATAGCGACCGTAGATCGATTTTACGATGCGTATTTTGCTGATGTGGATAGTGTAATCAATGGCAATCTTAATTGGAAAAAATTATACGGCATAAAAGATAAAGTTCTTTATAGCGAGGGAATTATCAAAGAGAAAAGGTATTACTACATTAGCCCAAAATTCAATTCGAATTTTCAGGTTCTTTCCGTGGATATGAACGATATTGATTTTGATAATCCCAGGATCGAATCGAAGCTTCCCAAAGAACTAGTTATTAATGACTTTTGTTTGGATGCATCTGGCATTTATTTTTCTACAACTAAAAATGGAGTTGAGGCATCCTTATATCATTACTCAAATAATGAGACAACAACTCAAATTGAAATACCCTTTGAGGCGGGAAATATAGAATTAGTCCCCAATTCAGGATATGAATCTGGCCTATACGTCGAAGCTGATGGCTGGGCTGTCGATTTGATGCGCTATTATGTCAGAGGTAACAAGATTCAAGAACAGGTAATATTGGCCGAAATTCCAGAATTTCCCGAATTTGCAACAATTAAAGTTGAAGAAACGGAGATAAAGTCCCACGATGGAGTTATGGTACCCGTCACCTTGGTTTATGATTCTTTGAACCCTAGATCATCCAATAAACCAACTGTAATCACTTCTTATGGTGCGTACGGACAGTCACAAGAACCCTACTTTGCACCACGTAGACTGGCCTGGGTTGCTAGTGGCGGTGTAATAGCAGTTGCCCATATTAGAGGCGGTGGTGAAAAGGGGCAAGACTGGCATGACGCAGGCCGTATAGCAACTAAATCAAATTCTTGGAAGGATATCATTTCGGTAACAGAGTATCTGATAAACGAAAAAATAACATCACCTGAAAAGACGATACTTTATAGTGCGAGTGCTGGTGCGATTTCATCGGGAATGGCTGTAATAGAAAGACCTGAACTTTTTAAGGTTTTTCTTTCTCAGGTACCTTTCATAAACCCCAGTAGGTCGTCTGCAGGTTCATATAAAAAAACCAGTTATCTTGAGTTTGGAGATATTGAAAATGTAGAGGAGGCGAAGTATCTTTTAGGAATGGACCCATATTTGAACCTTAAAAAAAATGTTGATTACCCCGCTACTTTGATTGCTCCTTCTGCAAAAGACGATCGTTTGGACTTATGGGAATCCGGAAAGTTTATTGCTCGTCTTCAGGAATACAGTACTTCTAAGTATCCTATACTTTTAGATGTAGATCTCAAAGACGGTCATTCGAGATCTTCCTCGGAGGCATTAGGACGGCTCTACGGTTTCGCAAAATGGGTTATTGAAAATTAA
- a CDS encoding ATP-binding protein — MEAWHEIIGERTIADTILDRLVHTAHRIDIKGESIRKKLKNKQ, encoded by the coding sequence ATTGAAGCATGGCACGAAATCATTGGGGAACGGACCATTGCAGATACAATTCTAGACAGGTTGGTACACACAGCCCACAGAATAGACATCAAAGGAGAATCAATTCGAAAAAAACTGAAAAATAAACAGTAA
- a CDS encoding OmpA family protein, which translates to MKKIYLFIALFATGIMALQAQDAKRAKTYFDRAFYSDAIPLYEELAKNNRSKETVRNLADSYYNTYQLPKAAKWYSYLTSVYGENLDENYFFKYSQTLKSIGEYAEATEVLMEYYTKKGETQQVEELRAELVYLENVAAIGERFTMKNLALNTPTSEFGAAEINSNLVYSASEKNQFSLVSKPYRWNNQAYLDLYQHALSNLNLGDSVSTGFSKKVNTKMHEGTFALSKDGQTLYFTRNNFIRGKKRTDSKKISNLKIYKASLTDGEWGNIEELPFNSDDFSTEHPALSHDGRTLYFASDRPGGLGSFDLYKVSLSNNGEFGEPENLGAQINTERKEQFPFVDASDDLYFSSNGQPGYGLLDIFVAKKQNGTYQKPDNIGKPLNSGFDDFAYNLNTDGKTGYFSSNRPDGKGSDDIYSFVVTKPLIIADCQQFITGTVTDKKTGLPLANSMVSLLDAEGKIIETLKTQADASFEFTVQCSAAYRIEAKKEAYDDNCKSLRTSAERDATQDGSLSLFSVQDRAAENLLAQQKKQEEAQRKAQLKAERKQKEEKVAEEERIRKEAATKEREKIAQQKAEKERLRKIEQVIAKEEAIVKQDERIVFKTEEIHFDYSLWYLRRESRERLAKVIEIMKANPGMVIEIGTHTDIRGNDQYNRDLSQKRADAAKKFMVENGIDSKRVVAKGYGESKPIVKCETEESCSEEDHEWNRRCELVVVKWE; encoded by the coding sequence ATGAAAAAAATATATCTTTTTATCGCGCTTTTTGCGACCGGTATAATGGCCCTACAGGCGCAGGATGCAAAAAGGGCAAAAACGTATTTCGACAGGGCTTTCTACTCCGACGCCATCCCATTGTACGAAGAACTGGCTAAAAACAACCGTTCTAAAGAAACCGTTCGGAATTTGGCCGATAGCTATTACAATACCTACCAGCTTCCCAAAGCTGCGAAATGGTATTCCTACCTGACCTCGGTTTACGGCGAAAATCTGGATGAAAACTACTTTTTCAAATATAGTCAAACCTTAAAATCCATTGGGGAATATGCCGAAGCTACGGAGGTACTCATGGAGTACTACACCAAAAAAGGGGAAACACAACAAGTGGAAGAACTACGGGCCGAGTTGGTCTACCTTGAGAATGTAGCTGCGATCGGAGAACGTTTTACGATGAAAAACCTTGCGTTAAATACCCCTACGTCTGAATTCGGTGCTGCCGAAATCAATAGCAATCTCGTCTACAGCGCTTCTGAAAAAAACCAATTTTCGCTAGTAAGCAAACCATACCGTTGGAACAATCAGGCGTATCTCGATCTGTACCAACATGCCTTATCTAATTTGAATCTCGGCGATAGTGTGAGCACAGGTTTTTCGAAAAAAGTAAACACTAAAATGCACGAAGGTACTTTTGCCCTTTCCAAGGACGGACAAACACTCTATTTTACACGAAATAATTTCATCCGTGGAAAGAAACGCACCGATTCCAAAAAAATAAGCAACCTAAAAATCTACAAGGCGAGTTTAACGGATGGAGAATGGGGTAATATTGAAGAACTACCCTTTAACAGTGACGATTTTTCTACGGAACACCCAGCCTTAAGCCATGATGGAAGAACTCTTTATTTTGCATCGGATAGGCCCGGCGGACTCGGGTCCTTTGACCTCTATAAAGTATCCCTCTCCAACAACGGGGAATTTGGAGAACCCGAGAACTTGGGCGCACAAATAAATACCGAACGTAAAGAACAATTTCCTTTTGTGGACGCCAGTGACGATTTGTATTTCTCCTCGAACGGACAACCCGGTTACGGATTATTGGACATCTTTGTAGCCAAAAAACAAAACGGAACCTACCAAAAACCCGACAACATCGGAAAACCATTGAACAGCGGTTTTGATGACTTCGCCTATAACCTGAATACAGATGGCAAAACAGGTTATTTTTCGTCGAACCGTCCTGATGGAAAGGGAAGCGACGATATTTATTCCTTTGTGGTAACTAAACCACTTATTATAGCCGATTGCCAACAATTCATTACTGGAACAGTCACTGATAAAAAAACTGGATTACCGTTAGCCAACAGCATGGTTTCGCTCTTGGATGCGGAAGGTAAAATTATCGAAACCTTGAAAACGCAAGCGGACGCGTCTTTCGAATTTACGGTGCAATGCTCCGCAGCATATCGTATCGAGGCAAAAAAAGAGGCGTACGATGATAATTGCAAGTCACTTCGCACCAGTGCGGAACGTGATGCGACCCAAGACGGTTCGTTGAGCCTGTTTTCCGTTCAGGACCGCGCGGCGGAAAATCTGCTGGCGCAGCAAAAGAAGCAAGAAGAAGCCCAAAGAAAAGCGCAATTGAAAGCGGAACGCAAACAAAAAGAGGAAAAAGTGGCGGAGGAAGAACGCATTCGAAAAGAGGCGGCAACCAAAGAACGCGAAAAGATAGCACAGCAAAAAGCCGAAAAAGAACGCCTTCGAAAAATCGAGCAAGTCATCGCAAAAGAAGAGGCTATCGTCAAACAAGACGAACGGATCGTATTCAAAACCGAAGAAATACACTTCGACTATAGTCTATGGTATCTCAGAAGGGAGTCTCGCGAGCGTTTGGCCAAGGTCATCGAAATCATGAAGGCAAACCCGGGCATGGTCATTGAAATTGGCACACATACCGATATTCGCGGTAATGACCAATACAATAGGGATCTTTCCCAAAAACGGGCCGATGCCGCTAAAAAGTTTATGGTCGAAAATGGCATCGACAGTAAAAGGGTGGTCGCGAAAGGCTATGGCGAATCAAAACCCATCGTAAAATGTGAAACAGAGGAAAGTTGCAGCGAAGAAGATCACGAGTGGAATCGACGATGCGAACTGGTCGTGGTCAAATGGGAGTAG